From one Phocaeicola salanitronis DSM 18170 genomic stretch:
- a CDS encoding glycosyl hydrolase, whose product MKKLHILYTFAAAVFLLAACDTDVEHDIAQVDAPIFVSATPETGSTVKTGNVTVTLQYDKNIYFASEDASQISISDNGTVVSADVIGVSNTLTIVANCPNRGATYTLTIPAGLVTGPNQMPAPEVSLTFSTTGLNTTPVNSLTAEAQQVYDFLVENFETRTLSATMAVDGVSGQTGSWNTADAEQVYQWTGQYPAMNCFDYLHLASSPSSWIDYSDITPVKEWWDNGGIVLAMWHWNVPKTEGDTDTNNYTSTLSETAFNIDNAFTEGTWEYRTVQADLEKMAGYLKLLHDANIPVIWRPLHEAAGGWFWWGKNADSFKKLWIQMFDYFKAQGLNNLIWVWTSETGDADWYPGDAYVDIIGRDLYGNDAADCASQYQTLINDFGNKMITLSECGYSEYTDSTVGLLSEQWNAGARWLWFMPWYDSDNSTTPHADQTWWEDAMSQDYVIKRGEFK is encoded by the coding sequence ATGAAAAAACTACATATATTATATACTTTCGCTGCGGCTGTCTTTTTATTAGCCGCTTGCGACACCGACGTAGAACACGACATCGCCCAAGTAGATGCTCCTATATTCGTTTCGGCAACCCCCGAAACAGGAAGCACCGTAAAAACAGGCAATGTCACCGTCACCCTGCAATACGACAAGAACATCTATTTCGCTTCTGAAGATGCCAGCCAAATCAGCATATCTGATAATGGAACGGTAGTAAGTGCCGATGTCATCGGAGTAAGCAATACACTGACCATCGTGGCAAACTGCCCCAACCGTGGAGCTACTTACACGCTTACCATTCCTGCAGGACTGGTAACAGGTCCCAACCAAATGCCAGCACCCGAAGTAAGCTTGACGTTCAGTACAACCGGACTCAATACCACACCGGTAAATTCGCTGACTGCCGAAGCACAACAGGTGTACGACTTCTTGGTAGAAAACTTTGAGACACGTACCCTTTCTGCCACAATGGCTGTAGACGGTGTATCGGGACAGACCGGAAGTTGGAACACCGCCGATGCCGAACAAGTATACCAATGGACCGGACAATATCCGGCTATGAACTGCTTCGACTACCTGCACTTGGCTTCTTCACCTTCCAGCTGGATTGATTACTCGGACATCACACCGGTGAAAGAATGGTGGGACAACGGAGGCATCGTACTCGCCATGTGGCACTGGAACGTTCCAAAGACAGAAGGTGATACTGATACAAACAACTACACCTCAACCCTAAGCGAAACGGCATTCAACATTGACAATGCCTTTACCGAAGGAACGTGGGAATACCGTACCGTACAAGCTGACCTTGAAAAGATGGCAGGTTACCTCAAACTGTTACACGACGCAAACATTCCGGTCATCTGGCGTCCGCTGCACGAAGCTGCAGGAGGATGGTTCTGGTGGGGTAAGAACGCCGACAGTTTCAAGAAGCTCTGGATTCAGATGTTTGATTACTTCAAAGCGCAAGGCTTGAATAACCTGATTTGGGTATGGACCAGCGAAACAGGCGATGCCGACTGGTATCCGGGTGATGCGTATGTAGATATTATCGGGCGCGACCTGTACGGCAACGATGCTGCCGACTGCGCTTCGCAATACCAAACCCTCATCAACGACTTCGGCAACAAGATGATTACGCTGAGCGAATGCGGTTATTCGGAATATACCGACTCTACGGTCGGACTGCTTTCCGAACAATGGAACGCAGGCGCACGCTGGTTATGGTTCATGCCATGGTATGACTCCGACAACAGCACCACCCCACATGCCGACCAAACTTGGTGGGAAGACGCTATGAGCCAAGACTATGTCATCAAACGCGGAGAATTCAAATAA